TGAAATTGCTTCTTCAGCTGTACGTGGCATAGATTCTTGAGAATCATATTTACCTTCAGTTAAACGCACACTTGTTGAATCTATTAAATCAATTGCTGGCCAAATTTCAATCATTTAAAAACCCTTCTTTCAATGCTTGATCTAGTATTTTAAGTCCATATTCACCGCTTTTTTCTGGATGAAATTGAATGCCGATAACATTATTCTGTTGCACAATTGCTGTTATATCTTGTCCATAATCAGCTGTAGCAACAATCGGTAATGGCGTTGACACATGATATGAATGTATAAAGTAAACATCGCCATCTAATAAAGGATGTTCACTATTTAAATTGTTCCAACCTAAGTGAGGTACAGGATAGGGGCTTTCAATAGGAATGACTTTACCTTGTAAGATGCCAAGACCTTTAGTAGCACCTTCTTCACTAAATTCGAATAAGACTTGCATACCTAAACAAATACCGATGATACGATGTGTATCTTTGATTTCTTGTATAACTTGATCTAGACCACTTTTTTGTAATTGGATCATGGCATCTTTAAAATGACCGACACCAGGAAGAATGACATGTGAACTGTTTAATATCGTTTCTTTATCAGATGTGAGTACTGCGTCATATCCTAAATGTAGTAACGCACGTTTAATGTTTTTGATATTACCTAAACCGTAATCAACAATAGCGATCATTATTCAATCACGCCCTTAGACGAAGGAACACCATCGACATCACTTTTGCTTAAAGCAATTTTTAAACTTCTAGCAAAAGCTTTAAAGATTGCTTCAATTTCATGGTGTGTATTGCCGCCTCTGATTAGGTCGACATGTGTTGTAAGTCTTGCATTAATTACGAGCGCTCTAAAGAATTCTTCAACAAGTTCAGTATCGAATGTACCAACTTTTTCACGTGAAAAAGTAGCATTAAATGATAAGTATGGACGGCCGCTTATATCAGTTACAACACGTGCTAATGTTTCGTCCATTGGAATATAGAAAGAACCATATCTAGTGAAAGAAGGTTGGTCTTTAATCGCTTCTAACAGTAGTTGACCAATAACAATGCCGATATCTTCTACTGTGTGGTGGTCATCGACATATGTGTCACCATCAACTTCAATGTTCAATTGAATGCCACTGTGAAAGCTAAATAACGTTAACATGTGGTCTAAAAATCCTACACCAGTATTAATTTGAGATGGCTCATTGCTAAAGTTTAATGAAATGTTAATATCTGTTTCTTTAGTTGCTCTTGCTTTTTGATAAGTCATATTCTTTCCTCCACTCAAGTACGATTTGTTCTAGTTCATCTAATTGTGATTCAGTTGCGATAGAATAACGAACGGTTTGTTTCATATTTTCTTCGTTATAAAATCGAGGTAAAAATCCGTGGTCATTGATATATTGACCTAAGTCGTTCGCATAATCACCGTAAGTTAATACGAAATTCGTTTTAGAAGGAATGACATGTATAATATCACTCACATTTTTTTCGAATATATTTCTAAGCTTCTCACACAAAGCTCTTTGACGTTGTAATAATTGGTTCACGAGTTGCTTATCTGAAAATAATGCTGTTGCTATATTTAACGTTAATGTATTTAAAGGATAAGGATGAGCAATACGATTTAATTGTTGAATTGTTTTTTCAGTTGAAATTACCATACCAACTCTTAAACCAGCAATTGCAAATGCTTTACTTAATGTTCTTATTTGAATAATGTGATCTTGATGCTCAATTTGATATGCATCACCGAAATCTAAATAAGCTTCATCAATAATGAAATAACCACCAACAGCTTTCATTAAATCTCCAATTTCATCTAAAAATGCTTTTGAATATTGAATACCTGATGGGTTATGAGGGACGCTCATAATAAAAAATGCCGGCTTGAGACGATTAATTTCTTTTTTTATTTTTGATAATGAGAATGTATAATCATCTTCAGCATCAACATAATGAATAGGGCGATTGATTTGATTCGCATATGCCGTATACATAAAGAAATCTGGATTAAGTGTAAGAACAGGACCTTCTGGTAAAGCGATCATACATTTTTGTATCCATTCGTCAGAACCGTTTGCTGCTGATACTTGTGTCGGTGATAATTGATAATAATTTGCATATGCATTTATGAAAGCATCATATTCTTCATCTGGATAAAAATTAAATTCTGCTTTCGTGATAATATCGGTTAATATTTCTGGATTTAAAGCCGGAATAGGGCTTTCATTCTTATTAATTCTGATCATCATTTACGACTCCTTGTTGTTTGTTAATCTCACTTCTAAAGATTGTTTATGTTGATATAAACCTTCTTCATTTGCCAATGAAATCGCACTTGGTGCAATGGAGCGATATGCTTGTTCATCTAAATGAATAACAGAGTGGCTCGTTAAGAAATCATTAACAGTTAATCCGTTAGAAAATCGTGCTGTTTGATCTGTAGGTAAGACATGGCTTGGACCAGCAGAATAGTCGCCTATAGCTTCAGGTGAATATTGACCTAGGAACATTGCACCAACGTATTTTATCTTTCCAATATATGCACTTGGATCTGTCGTTTGTATAGATAAGTGTTCAGGTGCAATTTCATTCATCACTTCAATTGTTTCGTTAACATCTTGCGTCAGTATTGAATAGTGGAAGTTCTTAATGCTTTCCGCAATAATTTCTTTTCTAGGTGACTGTGCAATTGCTTCAGGAAGCTGTTCATTTACTTTAGTTAAAAATGATTTATCTGTTGAAACAAGAAATGTACGTGCTTGTTCATCATGCTCAGCCTGTGCGAGTAGGTCTTGTATAATATAATCTACATTTGAATGTTCATCAGCAATTAAGGCAATTTCACTAGGACCAGCAATTTGGTCAATGCCAACAACACCGTAAAGTAGTTGTTTACTTAAAGAAACAAATTGGTTACCTGGACCGACAATTTTATCTACTTTAGGAATTGATTCAGTTCCATAAGCGAGTGCAGCAATACTTTGCGCGCCACCAACTTGGAATACACGATCTACACCAGTAATGTGACAAGCTGCTAAAATAGCTGGATCAATACCTTCACTTTGTGGAGGCGTTACAACAATAATTTCTTTCACGTTTGCTACTTTAGCTAACGTGGCAGTCATTAACACTGTAGAAGGGTAACTTGCTTTACCACCAGGTACGTAAATACCTACTTTTTCAATTGGGTGATAGAGTTGGTAAGTTTGGCCGGTTGTTACATTTTCATGCTTTATCTTTTGTTGAAATGATTTAATCTGTTCGTGACTTTTTAAAAGCGCTTCTTTTAATTCGTCAGAGATGAGATTAATACTGTTACGTATTTCTTGTTGAGGTACTTCAAGTTGAGTTAAATCTACTTTGTCGAATTGTTGGTTATATTTAAATAACGCTTCGTCTTTATTTTCTTTCACATTTTGAATAATATTTTTTACGATTTCGGTATTTTGTTCGTCTGACTTCGTATCTTTATTAAATTGAGTGAAAAATTCTGATTTAGATAGCATTTAAGGACACCCCAATTTCTTCGATAAATGATTCGATTTTTTTAGATTTACTAAAGAAAGCATGTTTGTTTGTGATTAATTTTGCGTTAATATCGCCAATAGATTCTTTCTCAACTAATCCGTTAGATTTTAAAGTTGTGCCCGTTTGAACGATGTCGACGATCGCATCCACCATATTAACGACGGCTGCTAATTCAACAGAACCGGAAAGTGGAATGATTGAAACATCTTGTCCTTTATTTTTAAAATAAGCTTTAGTTGTTTTTACATAAGTCGTCGCAATTTTATTATATTCAGTGACGTCAGGTTTGCTCGCTACGGCGAAGTGACAATATCCGAAAGGTAAATCCACTAAGTTATTAACATTTAGTTTGTCCTTTTCATCTAGAATGTCACTACCTGTTATGCCGATATCAGCGATACCTTCTTCAACATAGGTCGGCACGTCATTACCTTTAACTAAGATAAATCTAATATCTTCAATTTGTATTTGAAGTTTTCTTTCTCTATTATTCAGAGCATCTGCCCATTTAACATTCCCATTTGATTCAATAAATTTAATAAAATCTTTTAATAAACGACCTTTACTTAGCGCTACTGTTAACATAATGAACCTCCTAAGTTAATTGAATACCGAACCCGAAACCTTCCAAAGTACCTTTATAATGGCCACCCGATGCAATAGGAGAGCGGTGGTTATTTTGATAAAGTTGAATAAAACTGCCTACATAATAAGATTTAGGAGGCATCGTTGTTATGTCTAAATGAATATGATTGATACCAGAATCTTCTAAAGCAGCTTTCCAATATTGTAATGATTCATAAGTTGGATGATTGACATCAGCAACTTTCGTTAAAAAATCTAATTGTTGATGTGTTGGTGTTTTTAATAATTGAACTAACGTATGATCCTGTGGCAATAATTTTGAAATTTTTGAGATATTTCTTTCGCTAATTGCTTGGAATAATTCATCTGTTTGTTCTTCTTTAGGTAATAGTAAATCAAATAGTTGGTAATGTCCGATTACAGCAAAGTCCACATTCAAGTCCAATTCTTTTTGAATGAAATCATAAATGAGTGAATAACATTGCAACATATCATTACGATTAGGGTTGAAAATTTCAACACCAAGATTTGTATAAATACGTTCATTAATTGAAATAGGGCCAGCATAAGTGACACGTGATGCTTTCAATTGATATTCTCGACTATAATGTTGAATTTGGTCCGTCCAATCGTTTCTTAAACTATAGAAAGAACCACCATTTTTCCATATACTTCTAGTATCTAAGCTATTCAAGTCATCTTGAGTAAGTTGATTCCATTGAAGTTTTTCAATAAACCCCATATCGATCACTTCAAATGATTTGTCGTTAAAATATTTTAAGAACTTTAATTCTTTTTCTTTATTACTTATGACATCGTCTGTATAACGTACATATTCCATATTAAGAACCTCGCTTTTACTCTCTACCAAGTTAAAGTATTTTAATAATTATAAATGATACTATAACATGCATGTAATAAGTTATCAATTGAAAGTTCTGAAAATTTGAAATAAAAAAACAAATATGAAACGGATATGCGCCGAGATATCGTGCGATTAGGTGTCAAACGCACGAAGAGTATGGAGATAGTGCAGAGATATCGTGCGATTGGGTGTGAAACGCATGAAGAGTTAGGGGTATGAGCTAAGATATCGTGCGATTGGGTATCAAATGCACGAAGAGTAAGGGGTATGAGCTGAGATATCGTGCGATTAGGTATGAAACGCACGAAGAGTATGGGGATAGTGCTGAGATATCGTGCGATTAGGTATCAAACGCACGATATCTCTTTATAGGAAAAGGAAACAATGCTGATATTACCATTTTCTCCAAAAAATAAAGCTGAGACGATATGTCCCAGCTTTGTTTTTTTATTCTGTTATTTGCGTTGGTCTTTTCTGCGTTTGTAATAATAAAAATACTATAAATACAAACGAAGCTATAAGTGTGAAGAATATTGTTCCATTTGAAATTTGAATGATCATTCCACCAATCATTGGACCAACGATACTCCCGATACTAAATGACATTGCTATCATTAAATTACCTGCTGGTAGATTGTTTTTTGGTGTTAAATCGGTCATGAAACTAACACCAAGTCCATAAAATGATCCTGTAAATAATCCTGCTATGAGAAACAGTGCCATCATGATAAAGGTAGATGTTGGTAAGAAATCACCAAACATAAATGTAATACTACCTAATAAAGTAAGAATGGATAACACCTTTTTTCTGCCGTGTATATCGCTTAACATACCTAGTGGAACTTGGGATATTAATGCCCCTAAACTAAATGCTGGTAATATTAGCGTAATGCTTGTTACGTCTAAATTATTTCTTAATGCATACACAGGGAAATTACTGTGCAATCCTGCTTCGAATAAGCCGTATAAGAATGGAAACATAAATGCAATCCATGATGTTTTTAAAACATCACCAAAATTCTTCAATGTATTGATCATATTAACTGGTCTAACATTCGATGATGGAAAGTCATTATGAATGAATAGAATGAGTGATATCGTGAAGACTGATAAACATGCAGAAATGATAAATGGTAACGATTCTGAAACATCCACGAGTTTAGCTAGTAAAGGTCCAACCATAAAACCAGCTGAAAAACTAAAGCCATAAACGGAAATCGTTTTGCCTAATTTTTCTTTAGGTGTGATATGTGTGAGCCAAGTTTGCGTGCTGAAGTGTAACATGTTGTCGCCTATACCGATAATTAATCTTAAAATAAACCAGATGGATAATGATTTTAAAGTCGGGAATAACAATAGAGATACCGCAACGAGTGCACCACCGATTAAAATCATATATTTAAAACCACTTTTACGTACTAACCCTTCAATAAAAAAAGATGAAAGAAAGACACCAATATAGAGTGAAGTGGCGTGTAGTCCGTTGAGAGAACTGGAAATACCATTACGTTCAAAAATAACTGAAATTAATGGTAGAAGCATTCCTTGTGAGAAACCAGAAACTGCCACTATAATCGAAAGGATAATAAATAATTTTTTGAATGAAGAATTTTTCATTTCAGAGCCTCCCACTAATATTTTACATCTAATGTATTTTAGCACAGAGGTTATTTACAAGAAATAATGAAATTGAATTTTAGATAAATTTCAATATTAAATTTAAAAAGTGTGATAAAATAATATAAAATTATATAACCTGAGGAGTATTGAATAATGTATAAATATGAAGACGATAGTTTGATGTTGCATACGGATTTATATCAAATCAATATGGGGGAAACTTATTGGAATGATGGGATTCATGAACGTACTGCAGTATTTGATCTTTATTTTAGAAGTATGCCTTTTAATAGTGGCTATGCCATTTTTAGTGGATTAGAGAGAATTGTTCAGTTCATAGAAAACTTTAGATTTTCCGAATCAGATATTGAGTATTTACGTGAAGTTGGCTATCAAGATGATTATTTAGAGTACTTAGCTAATTTAAGATTTACTGGAAATATAAGATCGATGAAAGAAGGGGAATTATGTTTTAATAATGAACCTTTGATTAGAGTAGAAGCACCATTGATTCAAGCACAATTAATGGAGACTGCTTTGCTTAATATCGTTAACTTCCAAACATTAATCGCTACGAAGGCGAGTCGTATAAAACAAGTTGTCCATGATGAAATCGTTATGGAGTTTGGTACAAGAAGAGCGCAAGAAATGGATGCTGCTATTTGGGGAGCAAGAGCGGCGGTCATTGGTGGATTTGATTCAACAAGTAACGTAAGAGCAGGTAAATTATTCGGTATACCGATTTCTGGAACACATGCGCATTCAATGGTTCAAACATATGATGATGAATATATTGCTTTCAAAAAATATGCCGAAAGACATAAAAATTGTGTTTTCCTTGTAGATACATTCCACACATTAAAATCTGGTGTACCTAATGCAATTAAAGTTGCTAAAGAATTAGGCGACAAAATTAATTTCATAGGTATACGTTTAGATTCTGGAGATATTGCTTATCTTTCTAAAGAAGCGAGAAGAATGCTTGATGAAGCAGGATTCCAAGATGCTAAAATATTTGCATCAAATGATCTTGATGAAGAAACAATCACAAGTTTAAAAGCACAAGGTGCAAAAGTCACAGCTTGGGGTGTCGGTACAAAATTAATTACTGCATATGATCAACCAGCATTAGGTGCTGTATATAAACTTGTCGCAATAGAAGATGAACATGGTGAACTTTCTGATCGTATTAAAATTTCTAACAATGCAGAAAAAGTAACAACACCTGGTAAAAAAAATGTATATCGTATTATTAATACGAAGACAAATAAATCTGAAGGGGATTATATTACTTTAGAGCAAGAAAATCCTAATGAAGAAGAACGTTTGAAAATGTTCCATCCCGTTCATACGTATAAAATGAAATATATTAAACACTTTAATGCAGTAGATTTACATCACGATATTTTTGAAAATGGTAAACGTGTTTATGAATTACCAATGATAGAAGAAATTAAACAATTTGCTTTGAATAATCTTGATATTTTATGGGAAGAGAATAAAAGATATCTTAATCCAGAAGAGTATCCAGTGGACTTAAGTAAAGCATGCTGGGACAATAAGAATAAGAAGATTTTTGAAGTGGCAGAACGTGTTGCCGAATCTATAAAGGATGTGGAGTAAATCATGAGAGATATACAGTCAATCATCGTCAAAGAAATGAAAGTTAAACCGGAAATTAATCCGAAAGCAGAATTTGAAGAAATTAAACACTTTTTAAAATCATATATTAAAGCACATAGCTTTGTGAAGTCTGTTGTATTAGGTATATCTGGTGGTCAAGATTCAACGTTGTTAGGTAAAATCGCGCAATTAACGATTGATGAATTAAACGCTGAAGAAAATGAAGATTATCAATTTATCGCAGTACGATTACCTTATGGAGAACAGATTGATGAAGCAGATACACAAGATGCGTTGAACTTTATTCAACCAAGTAAACGCGTAACAGTAAATATTAAAGCAGCTGTTGATGCAAGTATTCAATCATTACAAGAAGCGGGCATCGAACTGACAGATTTCCAAAAAGGAAACGAAAAAGCGAGAGAAAGAATGAAAGTTCAATATTCAATCGCATCAGCGCATAACGGTATCGTACTGGGTACGGATCATTCAGCTGAGAACATTACTGGCTTCTTCACTAAATTTGGAGATGGTGCATGTGATATCGCACCATTATTTGGATTGAATAAGAGACAAGGTAAAGCTATCTTGAAATATTTAGATGGACCAGATCACTTAATCAATAAAGTACCAACAGCTGATTTAGAAGAAGATAAACCAGCATTACCTGATGAAGAAGCATTAGGCGTTACTTACGACGCGATAGATGATTTCTTAGAAGGTAAAAAAGTCGACCAAAAAGCGCAAGATATCATTGAAAATCATTATGTAAGAAATGCACATAAGAGAGAAATACCTTACACAAGGTACACATGGCCTAAATAATACGTGACAATCATAACTTTGCCTGATAAAATAAATCCAGATTTTGAATAATGGAGGGTTTAAATGTCCGCGATATTAGATAATCCATGGTTAATGGTACTTTCTATATTTGTTATTAATATAGTTTATGTATCTTGTTTAACAATGAGAACGATATTAACACTTAAAGGCTATCGATATATAGCAGCAGCTGTAAGTATACTTGAAGTAGTAGTCTATGTTATTGGTTTAGGTCTTGTAATCAATAGTTTAGATCAAGTTCAAAATATTTTAGCTTATGCATTAGGATTTGCTGCAGGTATTATTGTCGGTATGAAAATAGAAGAGAAAATTGCATTAGGTTACATCGTAGTCAATGTAACAACAGCTGAGTATGAAACAGATTTACCAAGAAAGCTAAGAGACTTAGGTTATGGTGTAACACATTACGTAGCTAAAGGTAGAGATGGCGATCGATTAGTAATGCAAATTTTAACACCGCGTAAGTTTGAATTTAAGTTAATGGATACAATTAAGCAATTAGATTCAAAAGCCTTCGTTATCGCATATGAACCGAAGAATATCCATGGTGGATTCTGGGTTAAAGGCGTACGAAGTAAAAAATTAAAGGCGTATGATACAGATGAAGTTTAGAGTCGAAGATAATGAAACGATAGAAATGTGTTTGAAACGCATGCGTGATCAAGGATATACGCCTGTGAAAAGATTTGAAAAGCCAGTCTTTATAGAAAAAGAAAATGGTGAAATAGAAGTTTTAAAACAAGAAATACAATTTGTAGGAAAGAAATTATAACTGACTATAAATTGAGACAAACCAAACTGCTAGCAGTTTGGTTTGTTTTTTTATGCATGGGTAATTAGCATTTTGAGGTGGAAGTGCAAATAAGGGTGTCCATATTAGCAAGAGTGAGTAAACGTGCAAATAAGGGTGTCGTTATTAGCAAGAGTGAGTAAACGTGTAAATAAGAGTGTCCATATTAGCAAGACTGGGCAAACGTGCAAATAAGGGTGTCGTTATTAGCAAGAGTGAGTAAACGTGTAAATAAGAGTGTCCATATTAGCAAGACTGGGCAAACGTGCAAATAAGACCATGACTTTATAATAGAATCTGCCTTATCTGCACGTGATATACACAACATACAAGTTTACTATTGATTATGCTTTTCATTTATTTACGAACTGTTACAATATATAATGAAGTAGAAAGAAATATATCATTCTAATCACGAACTTTATTGCTATTTTCAGAAATAATGTACGTGTTAACAAATGTCTGTTATAATGTATTTGACTAAAAAATGTTAGGAGAATTTATCAATGATTGAACGTTATTCTAGAGAAGAAATGGCTAATATTTGGACTGAACAAAATCGCTTTGAAGCATGGTTAGAGGTTGAAATACTAGCGTGTGAGGCATGGAGCAAGTTAGGACATATTCCAGCTGAAGATGTAAAACTAATTAGACAAAATGCTAAAGTCGACGTTGATAGAGCAAAAGAAATTGAACAAGAAACAAGACACGATGTTGTTGCATTTACAAGACAAGTTTCTGAAACATTAGGTGAAGAACGTAAATGGGTACATTACGGTTTAACGTCTACAGATGTTGTAGATACAGCGTTAAGTTATGTTGTTAAACAAGCAAATGAAATTATTGAAAAAGACTTAGAGAAATTCTTAGAAGTATTAAAGAATAAAGCAATTGAACATAAAACGACATTAATGATGGGTAGAACACATGGTGTACATGCTGAGCCAACGACTTTTGGTATTAAAATGGCTTTATGGTATACAGAAATGAAACGTAACCTTGAAAGATTCAAGCGTGTTCGTGAAGAAATTGAAGTAGGTAAAATGAGTGGTGCTGTTGGTACTTTCGCAAATATCCCTCCTGAAATTGAAGAACATGTTTGTACTGAACTTGGGTTAGATTGTGCACCAGTATCAACTCAAACTTTACAACGTGATCGTCATGCATACTATATTGCTACTTTAGGCTTAATCGCAACTTCAATTGAAAAATTTGCTGTTGAAGTTCGTGGACTTCAAAAAACAGAAACACGTGAAGTTGAAGAAGCATTCGCTAAAGGACAAAAAGGTTCATCAGCGATGCCTCATAAACGTAACCCAATCGGTTCTGAAAACGTAACTGGTTTAGCGCGTGTGATTAGAGGATATGTAACGACTGCATATGAAAATGTACCTTTATGGCATGAAAGAGATATTTCACATTCTTCTGCTGAACGTATTATGTTACCAGATGTAACTATCGCTTTAGATTACGCTTTAAACAGATTCACTAACATTATTGATCGCTTAACTGTATATCCTGAAAATATGAAACGTAATATCGATAAAACATTCGGTTTAATCTATTCACAACGTGTGATGCTTACGTTAATTAACAAAGGTATGGTTAGAGAAGAAGCTTATGATATTGTACAACCTAAAGCAATGGAATCATGGGAAACTCAAACACCATTTAGAACTTTAGTGGAACAAGATGAAAAAATCACAAACCTTCTTAATAATGAAGAATTAGACGAATGTTTCGATGAAAATCATCATTTAAATCAAGTAGATACTATCTTTAAAAGAGCTGGTATAGAATAAGAGTCTTTATACTGTACTTTAATAGGTTAGTGCGTTAAAATGCAATTAATGAACTTATAAAACAGGGGTTGATTTTTTGCAAATCGAAAAATTAAGAGGTAAAGCATTAGATGAATTGTTCGATGCAGTCTTAACTTTAAAGACGCGAGAAGAATGTTATCAGTTCTTTGACGACTTATGTACAGTAAATGAATTACAATCATTATCACAACGACTTCAAGTTGCTAAAATGATCAAACAAGGATACACATATGCGCATATCGAGAAAGAATCTGGTGCATCAACTGCAACAATTTCTCGTGTGAAACGATCATTGCAATGGGGTAACGACGCGTATACGATGATACTTGAAAGAATGCATATTGATTTTGAAAAATAAAAATATATTTTAAAATGAGGCTGAGGCATAAATATATGTCTCAGCCTCGATTTGTTGTGATCCGTAGTATAATATTGAGATAGAGATGAATAAGGAGCGTAGCACATGAAGAAATTATTATTAATTGTAGGTGTATCTATTCTGACTTTAAGCGCGTGTAGTGAAGACAGCAATCAGAATAAACAAGAACTAAAAGAAAAACAATCATCATCGCACGAAACAACGAAACAGAAGAAACAATCACCACAAAGTAAACAAATACATGAAGTTAAAAAGAAAAATGGTATTACATATATTGATGGTCATGTATTTGTAAATAAAAAAGTAGACTTACCAAGTGACTATGCACCTGGTGAAAATCGTATCGCTAGAAACCATTTAAATAAATTGATTGAAGATGCAAGA
The Mammaliicoccus sp. Dog046 genome window above contains:
- the hisH gene encoding imidazole glycerol phosphate synthase subunit HisH; this translates as MIAIVDYGLGNIKNIKRALLHLGYDAVLTSDKETILNSSHVILPGVGHFKDAMIQLQKSGLDQVIQEIKDTHRIIGICLGMQVLFEFSEEGATKGLGILQGKVIPIESPYPVPHLGWNNLNSEHPLLDGDVYFIHSYHVSTPLPIVATADYGQDITAIVQQNNVIGIQFHPEKSGEYGLKILDQALKEGFLND
- the hisB gene encoding imidazoleglycerol-phosphate dehydratase HisB, which gives rise to MTYQKARATKETDINISLNFSNEPSQINTGVGFLDHMLTLFSFHSGIQLNIEVDGDTYVDDHHTVEDIGIVIGQLLLEAIKDQPSFTRYGSFYIPMDETLARVVTDISGRPYLSFNATFSREKVGTFDTELVEEFFRALVINARLTTHVDLIRGGNTHHEIEAIFKAFARSLKIALSKSDVDGVPSSKGVIE
- a CDS encoding histidinol-phosphate transaminase, giving the protein MIRINKNESPIPALNPEILTDIITKAEFNFYPDEEYDAFINAYANYYQLSPTQVSAANGSDEWIQKCMIALPEGPVLTLNPDFFMYTAYANQINRPIHYVDAEDDYTFSLSKIKKEINRLKPAFFIMSVPHNPSGIQYSKAFLDEIGDLMKAVGGYFIIDEAYLDFGDAYQIEHQDHIIQIRTLSKAFAIAGLRVGMVISTEKTIQQLNRIAHPYPLNTLTLNIATALFSDKQLVNQLLQRQRALCEKLRNIFEKNVSDIIHVIPSKTNFVLTYGDYANDLGQYINDHGFLPRFYNEENMKQTVRYSIATESQLDELEQIVLEWRKEYDLSKSKSN
- the hisD gene encoding histidinol dehydrogenase; the protein is MLSKSEFFTQFNKDTKSDEQNTEIVKNIIQNVKENKDEALFKYNQQFDKVDLTQLEVPQQEIRNSINLISDELKEALLKSHEQIKSFQQKIKHENVTTGQTYQLYHPIEKVGIYVPGGKASYPSTVLMTATLAKVANVKEIIVVTPPQSEGIDPAILAACHITGVDRVFQVGGAQSIAALAYGTESIPKVDKIVGPGNQFVSLSKQLLYGVVGIDQIAGPSEIALIADEHSNVDYIIQDLLAQAEHDEQARTFLVSTDKSFLTKVNEQLPEAIAQSPRKEIIAESIKNFHYSILTQDVNETIEVMNEIAPEHLSIQTTDPSAYIGKIKYVGAMFLGQYSPEAIGDYSAGPSHVLPTDQTARFSNGLTVNDFLTSHSVIHLDEQAYRSIAPSAISLANEEGLYQHKQSLEVRLTNNKES
- the hisG gene encoding ATP phosphoribosyltransferase: MLTVALSKGRLLKDFIKFIESNGNVKWADALNNRERKLQIQIEDIRFILVKGNDVPTYVEEGIADIGITGSDILDEKDKLNVNNLVDLPFGYCHFAVASKPDVTEYNKIATTYVKTTKAYFKNKGQDVSIIPLSGSVELAAVVNMVDAIVDIVQTGTTLKSNGLVEKESIGDINAKLITNKHAFFSKSKKIESFIEEIGVSLNAI
- a CDS encoding ATP phosphoribosyltransferase regulatory subunit, with the protein product MEYVRYTDDVISNKEKELKFLKYFNDKSFEVIDMGFIEKLQWNQLTQDDLNSLDTRSIWKNGGSFYSLRNDWTDQIQHYSREYQLKASRVTYAGPISINERIYTNLGVEIFNPNRNDMLQCYSLIYDFIQKELDLNVDFAVIGHYQLFDLLLPKEEQTDELFQAISERNISKISKLLPQDHTLVQLLKTPTHQQLDFLTKVADVNHPTYESLQYWKAALEDSGINHIHLDITTMPPKSYYVGSFIQLYQNNHRSPIASGGHYKGTLEGFGFGIQLT
- a CDS encoding MFS transporter — translated: MKNSSFKKLFIILSIIVAVSGFSQGMLLPLISVIFERNGISSSLNGLHATSLYIGVFLSSFFIEGLVRKSGFKYMILIGGALVAVSLLLFPTLKSLSIWFILRLIIGIGDNMLHFSTQTWLTHITPKEKLGKTISVYGFSFSAGFMVGPLLAKLVDVSESLPFIISACLSVFTISLILFIHNDFPSSNVRPVNMINTLKNFGDVLKTSWIAFMFPFLYGLFEAGLHSNFPVYALRNNLDVTSITLILPAFSLGALISQVPLGMLSDIHGRKKVLSILTLLGSITFMFGDFLPTSTFIMMALFLIAGLFTGSFYGLGVSFMTDLTPKNNLPAGNLMIAMSFSIGSIVGPMIGGMIIQISNGTIFFTLIASFVFIVFLLLQTQKRPTQITE
- a CDS encoding nicotinate phosphoribosyltransferase codes for the protein MYKYEDDSLMLHTDLYQINMGETYWNDGIHERTAVFDLYFRSMPFNSGYAIFSGLERIVQFIENFRFSESDIEYLREVGYQDDYLEYLANLRFTGNIRSMKEGELCFNNEPLIRVEAPLIQAQLMETALLNIVNFQTLIATKASRIKQVVHDEIVMEFGTRRAQEMDAAIWGARAAVIGGFDSTSNVRAGKLFGIPISGTHAHSMVQTYDDEYIAFKKYAERHKNCVFLVDTFHTLKSGVPNAIKVAKELGDKINFIGIRLDSGDIAYLSKEARRMLDEAGFQDAKIFASNDLDEETITSLKAQGAKVTAWGVGTKLITAYDQPALGAVYKLVAIEDEHGELSDRIKISNNAEKVTTPGKKNVYRIINTKTNKSEGDYITLEQENPNEEERLKMFHPVHTYKMKYIKHFNAVDLHHDIFENGKRVYELPMIEEIKQFALNNLDILWEENKRYLNPEEYPVDLSKACWDNKNKKIFEVAERVAESIKDVE
- the nadE gene encoding ammonia-dependent NAD(+) synthetase; translated protein: MRDIQSIIVKEMKVKPEINPKAEFEEIKHFLKSYIKAHSFVKSVVLGISGGQDSTLLGKIAQLTIDELNAEENEDYQFIAVRLPYGEQIDEADTQDALNFIQPSKRVTVNIKAAVDASIQSLQEAGIELTDFQKGNEKARERMKVQYSIASAHNGIVLGTDHSAENITGFFTKFGDGACDIAPLFGLNKRQGKAILKYLDGPDHLINKVPTADLEEDKPALPDEEALGVTYDAIDDFLEGKKVDQKAQDIIENHYVRNAHKREIPYTRYTWPK
- a CDS encoding DUF2179 domain-containing protein — translated: MSAILDNPWLMVLSIFVINIVYVSCLTMRTILTLKGYRYIAAAVSILEVVVYVIGLGLVINSLDQVQNILAYALGFAAGIIVGMKIEEKIALGYIVVNVTTAEYETDLPRKLRDLGYGVTHYVAKGRDGDRLVMQILTPRKFEFKLMDTIKQLDSKAFVIAYEPKNIHGGFWVKGVRSKKLKAYDTDEV